From the Patagioenas fasciata isolate bPatFas1 chromosome Z, bPatFas1.hap1, whole genome shotgun sequence genome, one window contains:
- the LOC139826549 gene encoding sperm-associated antigen 4 protein-like — protein sequence MAVGSEQSQEMKQLRDELVRLAAEISTTRKVILHFGKEGWEVQQMRDAMSATTQLSDWALKSAGAAIDLQRSSSSCTGFSSVFWFLWDPPELDTFVQSDTSPGYCWPFQGSQSEVLIRLPMQIQPTTVTIQHTSKAASPLGTVSSAPRDFTVSGLAEEDKEETLLGTFTYNVQKEPTQTFPLQNGNPRAFQLLKLGIRSNWGKRGYTCIYRVQVHGKIVGASAVHQTHVDSLPE from the exons ATGGCTGTGGGGTCGGAACAATCCCAAGAGATGAAACAGCTGAGAGATGAGCTGGTGCGCCTGGCTGCAGAGATCAGCACTACGAGGAAGGTGATCCTGCACTTTGGGAAGGAGGGCTGG GAAGTTCAGCAGATGAGAGACGCAATGTCTGCAACCACGCAGTTGTCTGACTGGGCTCTGAAAAGTGCAG GGGCTGCCATTGACCTGCAGAGATCgtccagcagctgcacaggctTCAGCAGTGTGTTCTGGTTCCTGTGGGATCCACCAGAGCTGGATACCTTTGTGCAG TCGGATACATCCCCGGGATACTGCTGGCCTTTCCAAGGGTCTCAGAGCGAGGTGCTGATCCGGTTGCCCATGCAAATACAACCCACGACCGTCACCATCCAGCACACCTCAAAGGCAGCCTCTCCGCTGGGCACTGTCAGCAGTGCCCCCCGAGATTTCACTGTCTCT GGACTGGCTGAGGAAGACAAAGAGGAAACTCTGCTGGGGACCTTCACCTACAACGTGCAGAAAGAACCGACCCAGACCTTCCCTCTGCAG AATGGGAACCCCAGAGCCTTCCAGCTTTTGAAGCTCGGCATTCGGAGCAACTGGGGAAAACGAGGATACACCTGCATTTATCGAGTGCAGGTGCATGGGAAGATCGTGGGAGCAAGTGCTGTCCACCAGACACATGTGGACAGCTTACCTGAATAG